Proteins found in one Aspergillus chevalieri M1 DNA, chromosome 2, nearly complete sequence genomic segment:
- a CDS encoding RINT-1 family protein (COG:D,U;~EggNog:ENOG410PI2T;~InterPro:IPR042044,IPR007528;~PFAM:PF04437;~go_component: GO:0005783 - endoplasmic reticulum [Evidence IEA];~go_process: GO:0048193 - Golgi vesicle transport [Evidence IEA]): protein MAATPALSSHERTRVEDYLNDKIQVSGDFESLDSLLNSLRAQHELQRKQLAEAQEVLSIATTASNDHVEATRKRAEAFNEEQADIDRRLRAITKSDASDEAAHRFEASMNKLRRLEISRGYVALLKESDELSKEALKNISSTPQLALEPHARLKNIVSSLKAAQPAAEGAAPHLVDYVEKLVTGLGEHMKQDFTSRLQKNLEQMKWPSKDLQLSEDLLAQWRSNLELLLGLQTPDLQGRDVSSEQFGLEPPILLPLEVMVHPLELRFKYHFSGDKPTNRLDKPEYFLAHVLDLMNTYGGFFASYLQPIFDERAQIVGPDLEWNFCNAPHAFITALLPMIRQKTKTLLPQISNHPQLLSHFVHELMNFDTGVRESWNYLPDPYSNDNWKGITWEVLTKQGWFGRWLEVEKDFALARYKDIIDTPDSGHIDYEGVEISATKPTKAAIRVNDLLETITDRYQPLTSFGQKLRFLIDIQITIFDQFHERLGSALEAYLAMTSTIGRTVQGSERQASVEGVAGLERLCRVFGSAEYLEKKMEDWSNDVFFVELWTELQERVKQNKNNKHLTGDMSVADVASRTSQAVAFGQAKDDQSDSDGALFDETASAYRRLRLQSESIITSTITSNTLSALKPYSRVSTWTTLSTGSSSSLPPSADLAPAMRTLSTNISFLSRALGVAPLRRITRQVLIPIQNFIWGNILMRNTFSAAGALQLVSDVDHLCSVVDSSLGSIGHAGDSIRMMKKLNEGLLLLGLDAQKQDEGETPEDEKEAGRVGLWDVEKRLFKDNESAREMLAELEIENLTEAEARTVLEKRVEIAS, encoded by the exons ATGGCGGCGACGCCGGCTTTGTCGTCACATGAACGAACGCGAGTCGAAGACTATCTCAACGACAAGATTCAGGTCTCTGGGGACTTTGAGAGTCTGGACTCTTTGCTCAACAGTTTGCGGGCCCAGCATGAGCTTCAACGGAAACAG TTAGCAGAAGCGCAAGAAGTCCTTTCGATTGCCACTACAGCCTCCAATGACCACGTCGAAGCCACTCGAAAACGAGCCGAAGCGTTCAACGAGGAACAAGCGGACATCGACAGGCGCTTGAGAGCCATCACGAAATCGGACGCCAGCGATGAAGCCGCGCATAGGTTTGAAGCATCAATGAACAAGCTGCGACGGTTAGAGATATCACGGGGATATGTTGCTTTGCTCAAGGAGTCGGATGAGTTGAG CAAGGAAGCTTTGAAGAATATATCCTCGACGCCGCAACTCGCCTTGGAGCCGCACGCCCGATTGAAGAATATCGTTTCGTCGCTGAAAGCCGCGCAGCCCGCCGCCGAAGGAGCCGCCCCTCACTTGGTCGACTATGTCGAGAAGCTTGTGACGGGATTGGGAGAGCATATGAAACAGGACTTCACCAGCCGACTACAGAAGAACCTCGAGCAGATGAAATGGCCGTCGAAAGACCTACAACTTTCCGAGGATTTGTTGGCACAGTGGAGGAGTAATCTGGAATTGCTGCTGGGCTTGCAGACGCC GGATTTGCAAGGGCGCGATGTTTCTAGTGAACAATTTGGTCTTGAACCTCCGATTCTACTTCCATTGGAAGTGATGGTACACCCGCTCGAGCTTCGATTCAAGTACCACTTCAGCGGCGACAAGCCAACCAACAGGCTTGACAAG CCTGAATATTTCCTAGCTCATGTTTTGGACTtgatgaacacctacggcGGCTTCTTCGCTTCTTACCTTCAACCCATCTTCGATGAGAGAGCCCAGATTGTCGGACCTGACCTGGAATGGAACTTTTGCAACGCACCTCATGCCTTCATCACGGCCCTTCTACCAATGATTAGACAGAAGACCAAGACTCTCCTTCCACAGATTTCGAATCATCCTCAATTGCTCAGTCACTTTGTCCACGAACTGATGAACTTCGACACCGGAGTCCGCGAATCGTGGAACTATCTGCCAGATCCTTATTCCAACGATAACTGGAAGGGAATTACCTGGGAAGTTTTAACAAAACAAGGCTGGTTTGGCCGCTGGCTCGAGGTTGAAAAGGACTTTGCGCTGGCACGCTATAAGGACATCATCGATACACCAGACAGTGGGCATATTGATTACGAAGGGGTAGAGATATCAGCTACCAAACCGACGAAAGCTGCTATTCGTGTGAACGACTTACTCGAAACGATAACTGATCGATACCAGCCATTGACCTCATTCGGTCAGAAGCTGCGCTTCCTCATCGATATTCAGATCACTATCTTTGACCAATTCCACGAACGATTGGGCTCTGCGCTAGAGGCCTATCTCGCCATGACATCAACAATTGGTCGTACGGTGCAGGGGTCAGAAAGACAAGCCAGTGTTGAGGGTGTCGCGGGATTGGAACGACTCTGCAGGGTATTCGGAAGCGCGGAATatctggaaaagaaaatggaaGATTGGAGCAATGATGTGTTCTTCGTCGAGCTTTGGACAGAGCTCCAAGAACGCGTCAAACagaacaagaacaacaaacACCTAACCGGCGATATGTCCGTTGCAGACGTCGCATCTCGCACCTCACAAGCCGTTGCATTTGGGCAGGCCAAGGACGACCAATCTGACTCCGACGGCGCTCTCTTTGACGAGACAGCCTCCGCCTATCGCCGCCTCAGACTCCAGTCCGAATCCATCATAACATCCACCATAACTTCGAACACGCTCTCTGCCCTGAAACCCTATTCCCGAGTCTCGACATGGACGACACTTTCAACTgggtcctcttcctctctacCTCCATCCGCCGATCTAGCACCGGCAATGAGAACACTGTCTACAAAcatttcctttctctcccgCGCATTGGGAGTAGCTCCGCTCCGACGCATCACCCGCCAGGTCCTTATCCCAATCCAGAACTTCATCTGGGGCAACATTCTCATGAGAAACACCTTTTCAGCCGCGGGAGCGTTACAGCTGGTCAGCGATGTAGACCATCTATGCAGCGTCGTGGACTCTTCTCTCGGATCGATAGGCCACGCAGGTGATTCGATCCGGATGATGAAGAAACTCAACGAGGGTCTCCTGCTTCTTGGATTGGATGCGCAGAAGCAAGATGAGGGCGAAACACCGGAAGACGAGAAAGAAGCAGGGCGAGTTGGCCTCTGGGACGTTGAAAAAAGGCTATTCAAGGATAACGAAAGTGCGAGGGAGATGCTCGCTGAGTTGGAAATTGAGAACCTGACTGAGGCTGAAGCACGGACTGTGCTCGAGAAGAGGGTTGAGATCGCTAGCTAG
- a CDS encoding putative DNA ligase I (COG:L;~EggNog:ENOG410PJZ1;~InterPro:IPR012308,IPR012309,IPR036599,IPR000977, IPR016059,IPR012310,IPR012340;~PFAM:PF04675,PF01068,PF04679;~go_function: GO:0003677 - DNA binding [Evidence IEA];~go_function: GO:0003909 - DNA ligase activity [Evidence IEA];~go_function: GO:0003910 - DNA ligase (ATP) activity [Evidence IEA];~go_function: GO:0005524 - ATP binding [Evidence IEA];~go_process: GO:0006281 - DNA repair [Evidence IEA];~go_process: GO:0006310 - DNA recombination [Evidence IEA];~go_process: GO:0051103 - DNA ligation involved in DNA repair [Evidence IEA];~go_process: GO:0071897 - DNA biosynthetic process [Evidence IEA]), producing MSSPAKKRKRNAPEFTPQQTRSIASFFQGQATKKAEQAENQLDGTAHDTGQTLSDEALARKLQKDWNEEESSPASTTQDPERTTSSTTTPPITSIEEPKSKAQKKNTLSLQSSAGTEDTISLSMPLDQSPLSFDAAKYANQLQSHWAAEGGDATYALLTRAFVLANATTSRIRIVDTLVNFLRVLIEGDPSSVLPAVWLATNSISPPYEEIELGLGGSSISKALKKVYGLTSQGLKALYNRHGDAGDVAFEAKKKQTFTLARPKPLKIKGVYQSLLRIAASKGQGSQETKQRIVEKLLQDARGAEESRYIVRTLVQNLRIGAVKTTMLIALARAVVHSKPTGAEFSVRPQQDLAHLKKGELSEIYTHAEEIVKASHARHPNYNDLVPCLLEIGASGELLVRCGLQMHIPLRPMLGSITRDLSEMLTKLQGRDFSCEYKYDGQRAQVHCDESGKVSIFSRHLEQMTDKYPDLVSLAPQIRGESVSSFILEGEVVAVNRETGELLPFQILANRAKKNVEIGDIKVNVCLFAFDLMYLNGEPLLDRPFRERREFLRSLFVETSNQFTWVKSLDATSADSETVLEFFKSATDVKCEGIMVKVLDNTDPLSINPQTEEIPSNDLTTAEPYLKSEEEEKSKTQTQPKEKSTRRKPLLSTYEPDKRLDSWLKVKKDYTTSSETLDLIPVAGWHGQGRKAKWWSPILLAVRNPDSGSLEAVTKCMSGFTDRFYLANKEKYAEGSTNLISRPSYVEYPGEPDVWFEPQEVWEMAFADITLSPTYRAAVGLVSEERGLSLRFPRFLKVREDKSVEEASTGDDLAVLWRKQVERSRSEGEPEPASNEMEME from the coding sequence ATGTCCAGCCCCGCAAAGAAGCGTAAGAGAAATGCCCCAGAATTCACTCCGCAGCAAACGCGGAGCATAGCGTCATTCTTCCAGGGCCAAGCGACCAAGAAGGCAGAGCAAGCAGAAAATCAATTAGATGGAACGGCTCATGATACAGGGCAGACACTTTCAGATGAAGCACTTGCTCGCAAGCTTCAAAAAGACTggaatgaagaggaaagcTCCCCAGCTTCAACAACGCAAGATCCCGAACGTACTACTAGTAGTACTACAACGCCCCCAATCACATCAATAGAAGAGCCAAAATCTAAGGcccaaaagaaaaacacactTTCACTACAGTCATCCGCAGGCACGGAAGATACAATCTCCCTCTCAATGCCCTTGGACCAGAGTCCGTTGAGCTTCGACGCAGCGAAATACGCAAACCAACTGCAATCGCATTGGGCTGCAGAAGGAGGAGATGCGACGTATGCTCTATTAACGAGGGCTTTTGTCCTGGCAAATGCGACGACCAGTCGGATTCGGATTGTCGACACGCTGGTCAATTTCCTTCGGGTTCTGATTGAGGGAGATCCCAGCAGCGTTCTCCCAGCTGTATGGCTCGCAACGAACTCAATATCGCCTCCGTATGAAGAGATCGAGCTTGGCCTTGGAGGCTCGTCAATATCCAAGGCGCTGAAGAAAGTCTATGGGTTGACTAGTCAAGGGCTCAAGGCGCTCTACAATAGACATGGAGATGCCGGTGATGTGGCATTTGAAGCGAAGAAAAAGCAGACTTTCACATTGGCAAGACCGAAACCCTTAAAGATCAAGGGGGTATACCAGTCACTTCTGAGGATTGCTGCGAGCAAAGGGCAAGGGAGTCAAGAAACGAAACAAAGAATTGTCGAAAAGTTGCTACAAGATGCGCGCGGCGCGGAAGAGAGTCGCTACATTGTCCGGACGCTCGTGCAGAACCTCCGTATTGGCGCTGTAAAGACAACCATGCTCATTGCGCTGGCGCGGGCGGTTGTACATTCCAAGCCCACGGGCGCAGAGTTCAGCGTCCGTCCTCAACAGGACCTGGCACATCTCAAGAAAGGGGAGCTATCCGAGATTTATACTCACGCAGAAGAAATCGTCAAAGCTTCTCACGCAAGACACCCGAACTATAACGACCTTGTCCCTTGTCTTCTCGAGATTGGGGCATCTGGAGAGCTTCTAGTGCGATGTGGTTTGCAGATGCATATCCCATTGAGACCAATGCTGGGCAGCATTACAAGAGACCTGTCAGAGATGTTGACCAAATTACAAGGGAGAGATTTCAGCTGCGAATACAAATACGACGGGCAACGGGCCCAAGTTCATTGTGACGAAAGTGGGAAGGTATCCATCTTCTCTCGCCATTTAGAGCAAATGACGGACAAGTACCCAGATCTGGTATCATTAGCCCCGCAAATCCGGGGAGAAAGCGTTTCGAGCTTCATTCTCGAAGGAGAGGTCGTTGCCGTAAACCGTGAGACTGGGGAACTACTGCCATTTCAAATCCTTGCGAATCGAGCAAAGAAGAATGTTGAAATCGGAGATATCAAAGTCAACGTTTGTCTCTTCGCGTTCGACCTGATGTACCTAAACGGCGAACCACTACTCGACCGACCATTCCGCGAACGACGAGAATTCCTCCGTAGCTTATTCGTTGAGACCTCAAACCAATTCACATGGGTCAAAAGCCTCGACGCGACATCCGCCGACTCGGAAACAGTCCTCGAATTCTTCAAAAGCGCCACAGATGTCAAATGCGAAGGCATCATGGTCAAAGTCCTCGACAACACCGACCCACTATCGATCAACCCCCAAACCGAAGAAATTCCCAGCAATGACCTTACCACCGCAGAACCTTACCTCAAgtccgaagaagaagaaaagtcCAAAACCCAAACTCAACCCAAAGAAAAATCCACCCGTCGCAAacccctcctctccacctACGAACCCGACAAACGCCTCGACTCCTGGCTCAAAGTCAAAAAGGACTACACCACCTCCTCCGAGACGCTCGACCTAATCCCCGTCGCAGGCTGGCACGGCCAAGGCCGCAAAGCAAAATGGTGGTCGCCGATCCTCCTCGCCGTCCGGAACCCAGACTCCGGCAGCTTGGAGGCAGTAACGAAATGCATGTCCGGCTTCACGGATAGATTTTACTTGGCCAATAAAGAAAAGTACGCCGAGGGGTCGACAAACCTCATCTCCAGACCCAGCTACGTTGAGTACCCCGGTGAACCGGACGTGTGGTTTGAACCGCAGGAGGTCTGGGAGATGGCGTTTGCGGATATCACGCTGAGCCCGACATATCGCGCTGCGGTTGGGCTGGTGAGTGAGGAACGGGGGCTGAGTTTGCGGTTTCCGAGATTTTTGAAGGTGAGGGAGGATAAGTCTGTTGAAGAGGCGAGTACGGGTGATGATTTGGCGGTTTTGTGGAGGAAGCAAGTGGAGAGGTCGAGGTCAGAAGGAGAGCCCGAGCCTGCTAGCAATGAAATGGAGATGGAATAA